AGTATTACTTTCGTGTGCTTTACGCGCCGAGTGATTACACATTGACCAAAATGTTTTTCATTGCTGTAAAAGGTTAGAATTTAGAAGCCCCTTAGAGATAAGAATATTCTACATTTTATCCCTAACACTAAATAAAAGTTGAAATAGACGCAGCGTTCCAATCGCACAGTATATCGAACTACACAACATGATTTATTGGCAATGTGGTGGCTGACTCCTGAACACCATTTGCGGCAAAATAAATCCTCAAGGAGAATATTAGCTTGTACGGAATTGACTTcaagataaagtttaaacattttattttctaacgtaaaaatagtatataagttttatGCTTATATTGCTGTTACAAAATGATTAGAGTGTAAAAGATACAGAAGATAAGTAGTCCTATCGTGACTTTGtcgcaaaatatttgtatgtaaaatttataaaatacgtagTGATTCCCACTGACTGCCATCTTACCGATAACTTTGTCGTCCTGAATCAGTATTACCAATTTTCGAATAACAATTTAATGGAGATAGTTAGGtatacctatatatagataattcaCAAAGGTTCGCTTGTGGTCATCGCATAACCGCTGAACAACTTGAATCACGTAATTTTAACTTAGTTATGGAAAGCCAAAATCGTAATTACTTCGACTCGTAGATTATTGAGAAATTCTGTTTGTAAAGCAcgaataaaagtataattatcACTGATTGTGTTTATAGACAGGCACAAagaattaattcaaatattgttttacaaagTGAACATATGTGTCATGATAAAAGAGATATAAAGCGCGTGAAGTGTATGTATTGCGGTAATATTTACCCGTTTTGTGAAATACGACTGTATGAAACTGTTTTATTCGTACCACAATGTAGAGGAAtgcttttaatgtaataagagATATAATGGTTGACCCGGACCTAGTTAGATAGAGTcctaatttatattgaataacgTTTATATAGATCAGTGGTTCACGCGATATATTTTGGGTTGTTCTAGATGGCCGTTCTTGCTTTTTTAAACAGTATATATGACTTATAGTTCAGTACAAGAGAGAGCAGTGCTcgcctagtgacttcagcgtgagattcctgaggtcgtagattcgatccccggccgGCACCATTAAACTTTTATTCTACTTGCGAATTTAGCATTCGCtcggtttgccttagacccaagtcgagagcgtgtgtcaggcacaggatgCTATTAGATTCattaatgatcatgaaatagatacagaaatctgaggcccggaCCTTAAAGTTTGTTGctccaaaatataaattttaagaaattaaataaaaactgaaaatattGTTCATGATTAAAGTTTCAACATAACCCATATGTTACAGATATTGTGTGGGGGTTTGTCGCTTTGCTTGGCAGCATCGCAGCAATGGGTGCCTTACAACAACTTGGAGTCGTTTTTAAAACAGCAACAGGACCAACAGGTAACTTcactgaatatttattttccacaAGATTTTATGGCTGTTTTATAGAAACGAACAGAGCAAATACTGCTGGTTCTTCTTCGGGCTAGTGTGATAAAGTAAAACTAGGCTATAACTAATTTAAGTATCGAccttatattagaaaataaataaataagtaatctGTGTTTTgaggtatataaaaatttattcagtTTTCTAACGTTCAGTTATTCAACTTGCGTTGGTAATTCTGGACAGTCTCATCTTAATTACAGCTTTAAGAACGATGCTCTTTATTTCAGTTCGAATAATTCCCGTTTGTCACAGTTTCTTAAGCTAGAGAATAAACTTtctcttttaataatataaaataacattacaatACAGAGTAGGTAAAACACAAAAGAACTAAAACGCTTCAACCTCAATAAGattttaaacgatataaaattacttcCACTGCCGTGTTTCATTCAGTTTTATTACACAATTCTTTTCATAATGCTTGTGTAATCGGACAATGGTTATCGAATgcgaaaaagaaaaaaatcttttttatgcGTGGCGGCGGACATTCATTGTTTCGGTATAAAGGCGCGAAACGTTTTGTGAGattgaattaatttcataattttttatgaacTTTTGTGACATCGAAggtagatttaaaattatgtatgtatctagtacagtaatttatatatttatttagttatgagTAAGGAAAccagaataaaattaattttgatttatttatttatccacACTTCTTTTCACTgttcaaaaacaaataatatagtacataaaaattaaaagggaTGCATTGGGTGGTTTTATCGCTGACAAGCGATCTCTTACAAGCAATCCTGGGTAAAGCGCAGAAAGTGCATAaccaaatcttataaaaattatagaaccttaatctaaaataatacaaaaaaatattaataaaacaaactaaaaaactaaaaaggatCACGGATTGAATTGCGATGCAATACgtaataagaaatacaaaagTCACGATTGAGCAGGACAGGATATAGTTAAGAAATTTTTATGTAGAAGAGTTTTAACAGATGTTAAGGAGGTATACTTGTATAATAAGATATATGACACTTAAAATCGCTTGGAATCTGGAAGCAGATAAAAGGTTTAGTTTTTGAGTTCCgatatataagatattatgatgtaaaagaaatgtttcttCTTGATTATATGTGATGATACATTATAAATGatactttatacaaaataatataatataatcggAATATCTTTCATTAGtaaaccgctgtggtttgtatttatgcaaccatagcagtcttgtttaggagcgcgacaattgcatataaaagtagttttttaatttactgtttatgttggttagcgttaggctatctaatatCTGATTGGGTTGACCATTTATTAGCCGTTGTAGCGAATACCTCAACTTTCTCTCGCACTAtacgttgtttgctctcgatGTACAGAGCCGAATCTGCGTTACCGCTCGAGTCTTTACCTGCTCCACtcgttttttatttcatctcgGAAAAAGTGCTCGACtagaagacatttatttactttttctgTTATGTGCAATATTTTGCAGTGTTTAAAAATTCCtctttcttcatttttatatgaatcgAGCACATTTCTCGTCACAACATGTTTGAGGATTCGCGTTTGGAGGTTATATATACGGTTGAGATACGTTGGATAAGTTCTACCGTAGGTACTTAGACCGTAATTGATGACTGACTCGCAAAGCGCGTTGTAAAGTgcaagttttgttttaaatgggAAACGCTTTCTGAGTATTGTTATTTGTGCCAAAAACTATCGTAGCTTACCACAAACTTATTCTATGTGTTGATTCCAATGCatatttttgtctataattaatcctagatatttttgtttatcaacTTTTTCTATTGAAGGGCACTTGCACACGGTTGATTTGTGGAGACATGCGTGTTTGTGAGCCATATACTACTATACCAGTAGCTTCCTTGAAGGAATGGGATTGTATAATAAGCAGTTTTGTATTTTCCATGTTGAGTACTAGTTTAGCGTCGTGGCACCACTTTAGAATGTTGTTAAAGTCGGCTTGTAGTCCTTGAATAGCTTTATGAGGGTCCCTATCTCAAACTAATAAACAGGTATTATCTGCGAAGGTACCATCTTGTTGTTACCAACAAGTGGAATGTTTTATTGGTTAACGtaagtcaaaaatatatatgtatctgAAATTACAGTTGCAACCCAGCGAATACTCGGGACACGATTTCAGTAGTGATGCATCAGATTATTCTCACTTCGGTGGTCACAATCTCGAACCACAATCCTACCCAGTCCACCAACACGTCGAGGAAGAGAATCCAGAACccattaaacattataaagaaGTAATTGTCCCTTTACCAAAGAACGTTGAGTTCAAAATCAACCAACCAATACTGATACCGGTGCCACATCCGATTCCAATCCAGGTGCCAGTACCAAAAGCGGTTGTGAtaccaattattaaagaaGTGTCGATTCCGGTGGAAAAATCCGTACCGTATCCTGTGGAAAGGACAGTGCACGTGCCCAAGATTAAGGAAGTACCGTTTGAAGTCATCAAACACATTATTGTACCAGTTGAAAAACCGATACCATTTAAGGTACCAGTGTATGAAACTATCATTCATACTAAAAAGGGCTCCCACAAGATTCGTTGATATTATACTGTTATTGTTGTTTgactattttgtattgttatttagtttttaagtgtacatattaaattagttttgttatgATATTGTGTTCTTTAATTATACCTTAATGAAGAATTTAGATTTAAAGTTAGGTAGACTTAATCTAGTTTGGATACAACAATTTCATCGGTATggaatatatgttatttttcctATTTTCACAATccaaaattgaattattatatagctAATTTTCATACTTCATATTCCTCGATAGCATTCGTCGAATGGAGTGCTGTTTTTGATGCTCGTGACCCAAACGGGGccttaaatacttttatataatttattgatttatttatagtattttaaaaaggttataaataAGCGTTTATATAAAACGGTTAAAGCCTAGTAGATATTGTAATTATCGTAAATATTGCTTTCCTGAATGGAAATTATAAGTGACCTGCAGCTCCAAAAGCAAAATTAcacaagaaatataaatgtactaATTCTCTGAACGAGTACCGTGATTTTTCTGCTTGAAGGGCAcgaattgaattgaatattaAGCTTTCGTTTGAATGTTATGAAGAGAcgatacataatattttagttaacgATTGAAAGGGCTAGTTgatctagttcttagggtagggaATTTAACACTCCAATAAAGACTTGATTCACTATAATTCACTTCACTGACTTCACATAAACTGTGTAACTTCAAAGTGAAACCTAGGAATTGCCCGTGCGCATATGTCACAACTTCTTTTACAATCTATTCCCTACTCCGACTCCagcatcccacttcggggagatgttcgagtcaattcgtaataaaaaacaattcgtTACCAActgaacgagtcaaatgagcaactattgcacatgcgcacttgtagctaGATGTCTTAAGAATGCTTCATAAAACTGTTtaggatttaattaaataaatattaaaagcttaCAGTTGGCCTTTCCAAACAATAGTTCCGTCTCGAAAAAAAGGCATGATTTGTAAAATACAACTGAAAtctcacattcacaataggtttaaatattttaatctactGTGCTCcctttatattcaaaataaagttGCAGCCGGATTGCAGGTAGATGCTGCATACTTTCATTGCAGGAAGGCGTTTGACGTCGTGGATAATGACAAGTCGGCCGGTATTTGATTCGCtccaaaactatttttttctaattatctGAGAGATCACCAGCAGTATGTAGAATACAAAGGGTGTCAGTCGGAACCATACTACACTAAATCAGGAGTCAGGGCAACAATCTAGCGCCATAGCAGTTCGCAATAATGGTGAACGATTCACAAGAGGTGACAGTAGTGAGACATGCTAGATGCCTTCTTTTGCAGACGATCTGAAATTACTCCTGTCAATCTATGAGGTGGACGACTATTAACACTTGCAAGGAGATATAGATAGAGTATGTGagtaaagcaataaaaataagctccatttaaatattaacgaaTGTGCCATGGTGACATGTAGTCGTTTCGCATTGCCTCGTCATCATGAGTACAACGTGTCAGGGGTGATACTGAAGCGGTAAAGTAAGACACCTAGGAGTGCGAGTGGATACACAACTGAATTTCCGAGATCATGTAGTGGACTGCAAGAAAGCATTACGCAAGAATGGATTTATGCCTCGAAGGGCAATAACGTTCACTAATATTAAAGCCATCTTAAGCTCTGGTTAGAAGTATGTTAGAATGTAACTCGTCTATTTGGGCTCCGCAAGATGCTAAATACTGCCTTATTACACGATACCTCTAAAATAGACTGTATGGCGTCTATCCCTACTAACCTTTAATGAACCCAACATTACTTGTCTTAGGGATGGTAGGGTACAATAAATTGGAAACCACACGGGACTTACAGTTGGCCTACTACGTACTGAAAGACTCTTGAGGGCTGTAGTGTGCAATCCAAGTATACTCCAAGAACTCCCTTATGCGATACCAAGGGCAagaaccagtctgttgcaTAGATCCCCGTTATTCAAGACGTTGCGcctactgaatgctgtctccgacactatcgacatatttatatgttcgcagagtcaaagtaaaaaatcatttattcatattagtaacataatgtacacttatgaacgtcaaaaaataagaaatatacattaaatgcttctaattttacgtatactgccagttctcaaatcaagggcgtagaacggaaaagaagaactgacaataaactctctggcactctttttaatcgcctcAAATagagtgaattcacagtagcgataatTGGTATATTACGTGatgtactttattatattttatttatttttctcaacGTTATTGTATTGGAATAGTatgtaaggataatgtatgtatacttgtaataaataaataaatgttgtgcGGACGGAAAAACTTCGTCAACCCGATTCCAAGTATGACACGCGATTCAGGGAGCTCCCATTACCCGCTTGCTCtcatagtttataataatagttttctcgacttttatagttttttcgAATAGTGAAGAGTATGGATATGCTGTGATAAAATCGTTCTAGATAAGATTAATGTATAGCAAAATATTTTCGGTAACTGCATAAATTTTTTCTTCATTGTCTTAAATTGCAACTTATAatgcataatttttataatatttttagttgaaatttggcctatgtatattataaatcacGTTCATGCACTAATACAACATagtaaatatgaaaatgtgGCTATTAGTGCTACGATAATAGTAACGATATAAttacatttcataaaaaatcgtACTGTACGTGAATATTTAACAACTATTATTTACACCCACTCAGACACAGAGTCAGTTGGAAAAAGCTCGACGTTACTGAAGATATAGCTAGGATATaggataaaaataatgtaaaaaatataagctgtatattataattttttttcatgattggaaattaaaggggttttattattattatttacacaagCTCATAAGAACATAATCTTAAAGGTaatcaatgtattaaattaagcgaatagaataataaaatacgtttcCAATTCAAATTCCTCGTGCAAATACGGTTGAGAAAAATCCATCGTGTCGTGTTAGATACGCTTCATATGTCACGAAACGATTTTGGCTAAAATCTGATATTCTGATAGGATtagtttattcattaaattgaaaatatagaCACTTATATTCAATGTATCTTATCTCTAGCTCACTGTTATAATCAGCTGTTTAGTATTTTGTAAGTTAGCAATAGTAATTAGGTATAAAGCACACTGTGTTTTCCTTTTAAAGGTGTacaattactttttgtttttgttcgtTTCTAAGTGTAagattatttgtatttgatttaagtaaataaaagacGCCCAAAGGCATAAAAGGGCTTTTCATGATACTAAGCTTGTTGCTGacgttaaaattataagaatagCCTTATATTTAAGATACGTTTAAACTTAAACGCGTACTTAATGATTCACATTCATCTCATCTTCTTATTATTTGTAGGTATCGATCGATATGACCTtccattttagtttatttatttttattgctgagattttcatacaatttatttatatgcaaatataaatacagaattATATCTGTTCGTCTTGTACTAACCAGCGTTAACCATCCGATACGACTGTTAATTTTTGTCGTTCTGTTTAAAGACGGTAAGCTCTTACGGCCGGAATCTAATATAAGTGGAATTCCAGACATTTCTAATAGGACAGCGACAAAACtgtaaaagcttttatttttatacgacaAGTAATATGGTCTTCCATGTGCATTGGAATGCGTTATTCCATATATCATTAAAACTATCCATTTGGATCAGGCTCTTTCTGATATATCTTAAAAATTTGAATGGTAACTCCATGTTAACTTTATTCTGATTATAAAACGTACTTAAGATACTAATCTTAAGTACGTAATTAGATTGATAGGAAATttgaaactgttaatataatttccaATCTCCTAACGTTAAATTCAAAGTTTATTACAACAAGTAAACAgcacaaataaatatgaaacttatgcttaattttattttccattaTTCCACTTTTAGGCTTTACGTAAAGCTATTTGCAGGTAGTgcttagaaaaaaatgtatgacattataattcaaaccaaaaataatattataacgacGTCTATGTAATTTTCTTTCACACCTTGCTGTGATAGTCACTTGAaacataaacttattaaacaataaccTTCGTTAAATAGTTTCACAAACTTTAGGCAGAGGTATTGTTCTGTATAGTCCCTGCAAAGTCAAGAGCCTTCGTGAATCTCAATGAGCTTACACAAGGCGACATCCTCAAATTCAAATTGAGAACACGTTATTTCCTTAAGCAACACTATTGTCCAATAACCGGATATTAAGAGGAAGTTCTATCTGTCTCTGTTTCCTGTCACACAGACACACCCGGATATTGGTTCCCGACACCCTAAGTAGCTTTGTTGGTCATGGGATTAGCGAGGCGGAAAAATTTGATTtagaaatttgtttatatttattgttaatttagaaaataattttcatgatattgtatatatatctttCGATAGGGCATTACTATTCTGTAGTACGAAACTGACTTAGTATATGTGTATGTGCGTCTCTAACCCaatattgtatgtttttagAAGTAACTTCTAAAAACTTACACAGTACCCAATTTTAGTTACTTTATGTCTTGTTTATTAGCGTAAAATTTAATACTCATACTAATCTTCttacaaaattttcattttttgtaATCCTAGAGTTACTAGAACTTAAAGTGTTCTATACGTACCTACGGCTCGCCTTTCTACTACTTTTAATGGTCCAGTGAATAagctatctcgctcttacaacttaattaagtttttcattaatgttactaaatgaatattttcattaatgttaCTGATTagtattgatatattttacaacaatctcCCTAATTACcgtaattttgtgtattacgCATTTATGAGGTTTCTATTTGatcttagtattttttttgtggttGCTTGTTGAATTTTTCCTCTTGATAGCTTGCATATGTTCtaatatacagtcaaaaccgtttactacgacatcgtttagatcaacataccggttatattgaccaaaatcaaaggtctcCGAATTCTATGTAtgaggtacttaataacaacgtcatcggaaAAAAGTCAAAagttaagaattatttattcatataggtaacacaatgtatacttatgaacgtctaaaaaaatgaattatacatgaaatgcttctaattttacatttactgccagttttcaaatcaaggaggtaaggagctgcaaccattaacCCATGTTctacatgacatcagcaggaggcatggtgaaacaGGAGctcgcacttacattctcgtgggaagaacacgcaaatacatagtcgaattaactaacatcaccgcatacacgaattcaagtacgaccagtcaccacaagtagctcCCGGCTGGCTGACGACTACctgtttttacgaccaaatatgagtagtccctttgatctcgttataacagattttgactgtaattgatttgtatgtgtgtaaaattcaATGAGCTGTAAATctttctaaaaaaaactaaaggatATTTCTTCATAAAGTTGAGGTTCATGGCGCATTACTATGCGCCAAGACTAACTCATTAGATTTTACTAAATGCATACAGAATTGAGTTTATAACTTCATGCATCATATGCATGCTGTAAAAGAGTTGTAAGCCCCTATAAAAACTAgatcatttgtaaaaatatttccagAACCACATTTATCAAAACCTCATTAGTGCTGAGAATCGAGCAACCACATCCCTTGTTATACGTAAGCCACTCGTATACAGCCTTTATTCCGACACCGTGGTAATGTTAACGCGTGCGTGTAAAGATATCTAGAATGAGTTTAATACAGGGACGGGTTCGACTAAACATTAAAAGGTCCGAAGAGAAATTGAGGAATGATTTGAAGTGTATTGAttgctttttatatagaatatttatattaaaaactggatataaaaatatgcagACATCGTTcatgtacaaaataaatatggtattCAA
This portion of the Pieris brassicae chromosome 6, ilPieBrab1.1, whole genome shotgun sequence genome encodes:
- the LOC123710631 gene encoding MAGE-like protein 2, giving the protein MVDPDLILCGGLSLCLAASQQWVPYNNLESFLKQQQDQQLQPSEYSGHDFSSDASDYSHFGGHNLEPQSYPVHQHVEEENPEPIKHYKEVIVPLPKNVEFKINQPILIPVPHPIPIQVPVPKAVVIPIIKEVSIPVEKSVPYPVERTVHVPKIKEVPFEVIKHIIVPVEKPIPFKVPVYETIIHTKKGSHKIR